From Camelus dromedarius isolate mCamDro1 chromosome X, mCamDro1.pat, whole genome shotgun sequence, one genomic window encodes:
- the LOC116150856 gene encoding small integral membrane protein 10-like protein 2A — MAASAALSAAAAAAALSGLAVRLSRSAAARGSYGAFCKGLTRTLLTFFDLAWRLRMNFPYFYVVASVMLNVRLQVRIE; from the coding sequence ATGGCGGCGTCGGCGGCCCTGTCTGCggctgcagcggcggcggccCTGTCCGGGCTGGCGGTGCGGCTGTCGCGCTCAGCTGCAGCCCGCGGCTCGTACGGCGCCTTCTGCAAGGGGCTCACGCGCACGCTGCTCACCTTCTTCGACTTGGCCTGGCGGCTGCGCATGAACTTCCCCTACTTCTACGTCGTGGCCTCCGTGATGCTCAACGTCCGCCTGCAGGTGCGGATCGAGTGA